A window of the Salvelinus alpinus chromosome 3, SLU_Salpinus.1, whole genome shotgun sequence genome harbors these coding sequences:
- the LOC139570466 gene encoding SH3 and cysteine-rich domain-containing protein 2-like, which yields MTENNEKENEPQHRDLHRCPSTVPIQPESKLQRLKRSLSFKSVMRSKSVDNFFQRPSNGEVRLPSGIIREPPLTSSPPPFGETPLTCERSPSLSPSLSPNPSLSSRSPSLSPSLSLTSKAQLHGQLHGQLQARLVKTHCFQEHVFRRPTCCQQCKHVIQGNSKQGLRCKACKLGAHLWCSSELSQQPCTGKTGAFKRNFSSPLLTNDMLGVVKEVLPSQESDKGGIDPVYEALRYGTSLAQMSRSSFGSITESPIHKVERVGEGLETQPIAEEEFVPETETLNPPESEKADSEDRVSLKTPKRIDVHSVHTYVALYKFIPQEKNDLELQPGDRVQVTDDSNEDWWKGKSKDKLGFFPANFVQRVRPGERVWKVTGGFHGDRDRGQMTVKESQICVGKNEELDGFLKLSSGKKRGLVPSKYLLEI from the exons CTGCAGCGACTAAAGCGCTCCTTGTCCTTCAAGTCAGTGATGCGCAGCAAGAGCGTGGACAACTTCTTCCAGCGCCCCAGCAACGGGGAAGTCCGCCTGCCCTCTGGGATCATCCGCGAGCCTCCGCTGACCTCCTCGCCACCACCCTTCGGGGAGACGCCCCTGACCTGCGAGCgctcaccctccctctccccttcgcTCAGCCCCAACCCCTCGCTTTCGTCCCGCTCGCCCTCCCTcagtccctccctctccctgaccTCCAAAGCCCAGCTCCATGGCCAGCTCCATGGCCAGCTCCAGGCCCGGCTAGTGAAGACCCACTGTTTCCAGGAGCACGTCTTCCGTCGGCCCACCTGCTGCCAGCAATGCAAACACGTGATACAGG GGAACTCCAAGCAGGGTCTGCGCTGTAAAGCCTGTAAGCTGGGCGCCCACCTCTGGTGCTCCTCTGAGCTGTCCCAACAGCCCTGCACAGGAAAG ACGGGGGCCTTTAAACGAAACTTCAGCTCCCCTCTCTTGACTAACGATATGTTAGGGGTGGTCAAGGAAGTTCTACCATCGCaag agTCTGATAAAGGGGGAATTGACCCTGTGTATGAGGCTCTGCGTTATGGGACGTCGCTGGCACAGATGAGTCGCTCTAGCTTCGGAAGCATCACTGAGTCCCCCATTCATAAG GTGGAGAGAGTAGGGGAGGGACTGGAAACACAACCAATCGCTGAGGAGGAGTTTGTCCCAGAGACTGAGA ctctcAATCCTCCTGAAAGTGAGAAGGCTGATTCAGAGGACAGGGTCAGTCTGAAG aCTCCAAAGCGCATCGATGTCCACTCTGTACACACCTACGTGGCTCTGTACAAGTTCATCCCTCAGGAGAAGAATGATCTGGAGTTACA ACCTGGCGATCGAGTGCAAGTAACTGATGACTCCAATGAGGACTGGTGGAAG GGGAAAAGCAAAGACAAGCTGGGTTTCTTCCCCGCCAACTTTGTACAGAGAGTGCGCCCAGGTGAGCGTGTGTGGAAGGTCACGGGTGGTTTCCATGGTGACCGTGACAGAGGGCAGATGACTGTGAAAGAATCTCAG ATCTGTGTGGGGAAGAACGAAGAGCTGGACGGTTTCCTAAAGCTGAGCAGTGGGAAGAAGAGAGGTCTAGTCCCTTCCAAGTACCTTCTGGAGATATGA